A single genomic interval of Oryza sativa Japonica Group chromosome 7, ASM3414082v1 harbors:
- the LOC136357533 gene encoding prolamin PPROL 14P-like has product MKIIFVFALLAIAACSATAQFDVLGQNIRQYQVQSPLLLQQQVLSPYNEFVRQQYSIAASTFLQSAAFQLRNNQVLQQLRLVAQQSHYQDINVVQAIAHQLHLQQFGNLYIDRNLAQAQALLAFNLPSTYGIYPWSYSAPGSITTLGGVLY; this is encoded by the coding sequence ATGAAGATCATTTTCGTCTTTGCTCTCCTTGCTATTGCTGCATGCAGCGCCACTGCGCAGTTTGATGTTTTAGGTCAAAATATTAGGCAATATCAGGTGCAGTCGCCTCTCCTGCTACAGCAACAGGTGCTTAGCCCATATAATGAGTTCGTAAGGCAGCAGTATAGCATTGCGGCAAGCACCTTCTTGCAATCAGCTGCGTTTCAACTGAGAAACAACCAAGTCTTGCAACAGCTCAGGCTGGTGGCGCAACAATCTCACTACCAGGACATTAACGTTGTCCAGGCCATAGCGCACCAGCTACACCTCCAGCAGTTTGGCAATCTCTACATTGACCGGAATCTGGCTCAAGCTCAAGCACTGTTGGCTTTTAACTTGCCATCTACATATGGTATCTACCCTTGGTCCTATAGTGCACCTGGTAGCATTACCACCCTTGGCGGTGTCTTGTACTGA
- the LOC136357525 gene encoding prolamin PPROL 14P produces the protein MKIIFVFALLAIAACSATAQFDVLGQNIRQYQVQSPLLLQQQVLSPYNEFVRQQYSIAASTFLQSAAFQLRNNQVLQQLRLVAQQSHYQDINVVQAIAHQLHLQQFGNLYIDRNLAQAQALLAFNLPSTYGIYPWSYSAPDSITTLGGVLY, from the coding sequence ATGAAGATCATTTTCGTCTTTGCTCTCCTTGCTATTGCTGCATGCAGCGCCACTGCGCAGTTTGATGTTTTAGGTCAAAATATTAGGCAATATCAGGTGCAGTCGCCTCTCCTGCTACAGCAACAGGTGCTTAGCCCATATAATGAGTTCGTAAGGCAGCAGTATAGCATTGCGGCAAGCACCTTCTTGCAATCAGCTGCGTTTCAACTGAGAAACAACCAAGTCTTGCAACAGCTCAGGCTGGTGGCGCAACAATCTCACTACCAGGACATTAACGTTGTCCAGGCCATAGCGCACCAGCTACACCTCCAGCAGTTTGGCAATCTCTACATTGACCGGAATCTGGCTCAAGCTCAAGCACTGTTGGCTTTTAACTTGCCATCTACATATGGTATCTACCCTTGGTCCTATAGTGCACCCGATAGCATTACCACCCTTGGCGGTGTCTTGTACTGA
- the LOC136357524 gene encoding prolamin PPROL 14P-like translates to MKIIFVFALLAIAACSATAQFDVLGQNIRQYQVQSPLLLQQQVLSLYNEFVRQQYSIAASPFLQSAVFQLRNNQVLQQLRLVAQQSHYQDINVVQAIAQQLHLQQFGDLYIDRNLAQAQALLAFNLPSTYGIYPRYYSAPGSITTLGGVLY, encoded by the coding sequence ATGAAGATCATTTTCGTCTTTGCTCTCCTTGCTATTGCTGCATGCAGCGCCACAGCGCAGTTTGATGTTTTAGGTCAAAATATTAGGCAATATCAGGTGCAGTCGCCTCTCCTGCTACAGCAACAGGTGCTTAGCCTATATAATGAGTTCGTAAGGCAGCAGTATAGCATTGCGGCAAGCCCCTTCTTGCAATCAGCTGTGTTTCAACTGAGAAACAACCAAGTCTTGCAACAGCTCAGGCTGGTGGCGCAACAATCTCACTACCAGGACATTAACGTTGTCCAGGCCATAGCGCAGCAGCTACACCTCCAGCAGTTTGGCGATCTCTACATTGACCGGAATCTGGCTCAAGCGCAAGCACTGTTGGCTTTTAACTTGCCATCTACATATGGTATCTACCCTAGGTACTATAGTGCACCGGGTAGTATTACCACCCTTGGCGGTGTCTTGTACTGA